In Aphelocoma coerulescens isolate FSJ_1873_10779 chromosome 3, UR_Acoe_1.0, whole genome shotgun sequence, a single window of DNA contains:
- the ITGB1BP1 gene encoding integrin beta-1-binding protein 1 isoform X3: MGVSKYGIKVSTSDQYDVLHRHALYLIVRMVCYDDGLGAGKSLLALKTTDAASEECSLWVYQCNSLEQAQSICKVLSTAFDSVLMSEKS, encoded by the exons ATGGGAGTTTCCAAATATGGCATTAAAGTTTCCACATCTGATCAGTAT GATGTATTACATAGGCACGCTCTCTATTTGATTGTACGGATGGTGTGCTATGATGATGGTCTGGGAGCCGGAAAAAGTTTACTGGCTTTGAAGACAACAGATGCAGCCTCTGAAGAATGCAGCCTCTGGGTATATCAGTGCAATAGTTTG gaaCAAGCACAATCCATTTGCAAAGTGTTGTCTACAGCCTTTGATTCAGTTTTAATGTCGGAGAAGTCCTGA
- the ITGB1BP1 gene encoding integrin beta-1-binding protein 1 isoform X1, translating into MFRKGKKRHSSSSSQSSEISTKSKSVDSSLGGLSRSSTVASLDTDSTKSSGQSNSNSDTCAEFRVKYVGAIEKLKYNESKSLEGPLDLINYIDVAQQDGKLPFVPGEEEFIMGVSKYGIKVSTSDQYDVLHRHALYLIVRMVCYDDGLGAGKSLLALKTTDAASEECSLWVYQCNSLEQAQSICKVLSTAFDSVLMSEKS; encoded by the exons AtgtttagaaaaggaaaaaagcgacacagcagcagcagctcacaaaGCAGTGAAATCAGCACTAAAAGCAAG tctgTAGATTCCAGTCTTGGGGGACTTTCCAGGTCTAGTACTGTGGCCAGTCTAGATACAGACTCCACAAAAAGTTCAG GACAAAGCAATAGTAATTCTGATACATGTGCAGAATTCAGAGTTAAATATGTTGGTGCCATTGAAAAATTGAAATACAATGAGAGCAAAAGTCTTGAAGGGCCACTGGACTTGATAAATTACATAGATGTTGCACAG CAAGATGGAAAGTTACCTTTTGTTCCAGGTGAAGAGGAGTTTATTATGGGAGTTTCCAAATATGGCATTAAAGTTTCCACATCTGATCAGTAT GATGTATTACATAGGCACGCTCTCTATTTGATTGTACGGATGGTGTGCTATGATGATGGTCTGGGAGCCGGAAAAAGTTTACTGGCTTTGAAGACAACAGATGCAGCCTCTGAAGAATGCAGCCTCTGGGTATATCAGTGCAATAGTTTG gaaCAAGCACAATCCATTTGCAAAGTGTTGTCTACAGCCTTTGATTCAGTTTTAATGTCGGAGAAGTCCTGA
- the ITGB1BP1 gene encoding integrin beta-1-binding protein 1 isoform X2, with protein sequence MFRKGKKRHSSSSSQSSEISTKSKSVDSSLGGLSRSSTVASLDTDSTKSSGQSNSNSDTCAEFRVKYVGAIEKLKYNESKSLEGPLDLINYIDVAQDVLHRHALYLIVRMVCYDDGLGAGKSLLALKTTDAASEECSLWVYQCNSLEQAQSICKVLSTAFDSVLMSEKS encoded by the exons AtgtttagaaaaggaaaaaagcgacacagcagcagcagctcacaaaGCAGTGAAATCAGCACTAAAAGCAAG tctgTAGATTCCAGTCTTGGGGGACTTTCCAGGTCTAGTACTGTGGCCAGTCTAGATACAGACTCCACAAAAAGTTCAG GACAAAGCAATAGTAATTCTGATACATGTGCAGAATTCAGAGTTAAATATGTTGGTGCCATTGAAAAATTGAAATACAATGAGAGCAAAAGTCTTGAAGGGCCACTGGACTTGATAAATTACATAGATGTTGCACAG GATGTATTACATAGGCACGCTCTCTATTTGATTGTACGGATGGTGTGCTATGATGATGGTCTGGGAGCCGGAAAAAGTTTACTGGCTTTGAAGACAACAGATGCAGCCTCTGAAGAATGCAGCCTCTGGGTATATCAGTGCAATAGTTTG gaaCAAGCACAATCCATTTGCAAAGTGTTGTCTACAGCCTTTGATTCAGTTTTAATGTCGGAGAAGTCCTGA